One segment of Acidobacteriota bacterium DNA contains the following:
- a CDS encoding VWA domain-containing protein — MLPSLLSDLHWADLRFAWVLAPLFVLWALLWPGLLRAALRRSGLLGLRQRASAAVRFSSLRHLAPLRPSLTLRLRTAVRALRFVVVALLLVAMLRPQTGRTLTQVSTEGVDIVLALDASGSMQALDLDADRGIRQRRNRLQVTKAVVEEFIEKRLNDQIGLVVFGAQAFTQCPLTLDHGIVATFLERIDIGIAGDATAIGSALGTAVKRLENSEAKSKVVVLLTDGRSNAGSISPRQAAEAAAALEVKVYTIGAGTRGKAPFLVDTLFGKQITYQDVEIDEEILQEIAETTGGEYFRAEDSSALSAIYERIDELEKTEITMESYMEYNERYRWFVLPAVALLLLEVLLLGTRFRKLP; from the coding sequence ATGCTGCCCTCGCTCCTCTCGGACCTGCACTGGGCGGACCTCCGCTTCGCCTGGGTGCTGGCGCCGCTGTTCGTGCTCTGGGCGCTCCTCTGGCCGGGGTTGCTGCGCGCCGCCCTGCGCCGTTCGGGACTCCTCGGCCTGCGCCAGCGGGCCTCGGCGGCGGTGCGCTTTTCGAGCCTGCGGCACCTGGCGCCGCTGCGCCCGTCGCTCACCCTGCGGCTGCGCACGGCGGTGCGGGCGTTGCGCTTCGTCGTCGTCGCCCTGCTGCTGGTGGCGATGCTCCGGCCGCAAACCGGCCGCACCCTCACCCAGGTGTCGACGGAAGGGGTGGACATCGTCCTCGCCCTCGACGCCTCCGGGAGCATGCAGGCCCTCGACCTCGACGCCGACCGCGGCATCCGCCAGCGGCGCAATCGCCTGCAGGTCACCAAGGCGGTGGTGGAAGAATTCATCGAAAAGCGCCTCAACGACCAGATCGGCCTGGTGGTGTTCGGCGCCCAGGCCTTCACCCAGTGCCCGCTGACCCTCGACCACGGCATCGTCGCCACCTTCCTCGAACGCATCGACATCGGCATCGCCGGCGACGCCACGGCCATCGGCTCCGCCCTCGGCACCGCCGTCAAGCGGCTGGAGAACTCCGAAGCGAAATCCAAGGTGGTGGTGCTGTTGACGGACGGCCGCTCGAACGCGGGATCCATCTCGCCGCGCCAGGCGGCGGAAGCGGCCGCCGCCCTCGAGGTCAAGGTCTACACCATCGGCGCCGGCACCCGCGGCAAGGCACCCTTCCTAGTCGACACGCTGTTCGGCAAGCAGATCACCTACCAGGACGTCGAGATCGACGAAGAAATCCTCCAGGAGATCGCCGAAACTACCGGCGGCGAGTACTTCCGGGCGGAGGACTCGAGCGCCCTGTCGGCGATCTACGAGCGCATCGACGAGCTGGAAAAGACCGAGATCACCATGGAGTCCTACATGGAGTACAACGAGCGCTACCGCTGGTTCGTGCTGCCGGCGGTGGCTCTTTTGCTGCTCGAAGTGCTCCTCCTGGGCACCCGTTTCAGGAAGCTACCGTGA